The following is a genomic window from Caldisericia bacterium.
AATACACCAATTAATATTGCCCAGAAGATTATAAAAATCAAGATTGTTATAAATGAATTTAATAATCTATCTTTTGAAGGCCATGTTGTCCTATTAACAAACTCAGTTTTTACATCCTTTAAAAAATTTTTAATTTTTTGAAATAAACTTTTCTTTTCACTCATGATTTAAATTTGGCAGGCCCGGAGGGACTTGAACCCCCAACAACCGGTTTTGGAGACCGGTGCTCTGCCAGTTGAGCTACGGGCCTACTTCACCTCCCTATGAAGTGTATGTTTTTTACACCACGGACAATACTTTTTCAATTCCAATCTATTAGG
Proteins encoded in this region:
- the secE gene encoding preprotein translocase subunit SecE → MSEKKSLFQKIKNFLKDVKTEFVNRTTWPSKDRLLNSFITILIFIIFWAILIGVFDIVFAQFLKFITSI